From a region of the Chlorocebus sabaeus isolate Y175 chromosome 23, mChlSab1.0.hap1, whole genome shotgun sequence genome:
- the UQCRQ gene encoding cytochrome b-c1 complex subunit 8, with protein sequence MGREFGNLTRIRHVISYSLSPLEQRALPHVLSKGVPNMLRRVRESFFRVVPQFVVFYLLYTWGTEEFEKSKRKNPAAYENDK encoded by the exons ATGGGCCGCGAGTTTGGGAATCTGACGCGGATTCGGCATGTGATCAGCTACAGCTTGTCACCTTTGGAGCAGCGCGCCTTGCCGCACGTTTTAAGTAAAGGAGTCCCCAACATGCTGCGCCGCGTTCGGGAGTCTTTCTTTCGCGTGGTGCCGC agtttgtaGTGTTTTATCTTCTCTACACATGGGGGACTGAAGAGTTCGAGAAATCCAAGAGGAAGAATCCAGCTGCCTATGAAAATGACAAATGA
- the LEAP2 gene encoding liver-expressed antimicrobial peptide 2: MWHLKLCAVLMIFLLLLGQIDGSPIPEVSSAKRRPRRMTPFWRGVSLRPIGASCRDDSECITRLCRKRRCSLSVVQE, from the exons ATGTGGCACCTCAAACTTTGTGCAGTCCTCATGATCTTCCTCTTGCTGTTGGGCCAG ATAGATGGCTCCCCAATACCAGAAGTGAGTTCAGCAAAGAGAAGGCCACGGAGAATGACCCCATTTTGGAGAGGGGTTTCCCTCAGGCCCATTGGAGCCTCCTGCCGGGATGATTCTGAGTGTATCACAAGGCTATGCAG AAAAAGACGCTGTTCCTTAAGTGTGGTCCAGGAATGA
- the GDF9 gene encoding growth/differentiation factor 9, which produces MALPNKFLLWFYCFAWLCFPVSLGSQASGGDAQIAASAELESGATPWSLLQPIDERDRAGLLPPLFKVLSVGRGGAPRLQPDSRALHYMKNLYKTYATKEGIPKSKRSHLYNTVRLFTPCTQHKQVPGDQVTGILPSVDLLFNLDRITTVEHLLKSVLLYTINNSVSFSSAVKCVCNLMIKEPKFSSKTLHRAPYSFTFNSQFEFGKKHKWIEIDVTSLLQPLVASNKRSIHMSINFTCMKDQLEHPSAQNGLFNMTLLVPPSLILYLNDTSAQAHHRWYSLYYKRRPSQGPDQERSLSAYPVGEDAAEDGRSSHHRHRRGQETVSSELKKPLVPASFNLSEYFKQFLFPQNECELHDFRLSFSQLKWDNWIVAPRRYNPRYCKGDCPRAVGHRYGSPVHTMVQNIIYEKLDSSVPRPSCVPAKYSPLSVLTIEPDGSIAYKEYEDMIATKCTCR; this is translated from the exons ATGGCGCTTCCCAACAAATTTCTCCTTTGGTTTTACTGCTTTGCCTGGCTGTGTTTTCCTGTTAGCCTTGGTTCTCAGGCTTCTGGGGGAGATGCTCAGATTGCTGCTAGTGCTGAGTTGGAATCTGGGGCTACACCTTGGTCCTTGCTGCAGCCTATagatgagagagacagagctGGCCTCCTTCCCCCGCTTTTCAAAGTTCTATCTGTTGGGCGAGGTGGGGCACCTAGGCTGCAACCAGACTCCAGAGCTTTGCACTACATGAAGAATCTCTATAAGACATACGCTACCAAGGAAGGGATTCCTAAATCCAAAAGAAGTCACCTCTACAACACTGTTCGGCTCTTCACCCCCTGTACCCAGCACAAGCAGGTTCCTGGAGACCAGGTAACAG gaaTCCTTCCATCAGTGGACCTGTTATTTAACCTGGATCGCATTACTACCGTTGAACACTTACTCAAGTCAGTCTTGTTGTACACTATCAACaactcagtttctttttcctctgctgtGAAATGTGTGTGCAACCTAATGATAAAGGAGCCAAAGTTTTCTAGCAAGACTCTCCACAGAGCTCCATACTCATTTACCTTTAACTCACAGTTTGAATTtggaaagaaacacaaatggaTTGAGATTGATGTGACCAGCCTCCTTCAACCTTTAGTGGCCTCCAACAAGAGAAGTATTCATATGTCTATAAATTTTACATGCATGAAAGACCAGCTGGAGCATCCTTCAGCACAGAATGGTTTGTTTAACATGACTCTTCTGGTGCCCCCCTCACTGATCTTATATTTGAATGACACAAGTGCTCAGGCTCATCACAGGTGGTATTCCCTTTACTATAAAAGGAGGCCTTCCCAGGGTCCTGACCAGGAGAGAAGTCTGTCTGCCTATCCTGTGGGAGAAGATGCTGCTGAGGATGGGAGATCTTCCCATCATCGTCACCGCAGAGGTCAGGAAACTGTCAGTTCTGAATTGAAGAAGCCCTTGGTCCCAGCTTCCTTCAATCTGAGTGAATACTTCAAACAGtttctttttccccaaaatgAGTGTGAGCTCCATGACTTTAGACTTAGCTTTAGTCAGCTGAAGTGGGACAATTGGATTGTGGCTCCACGCAGGTACAACCCTCGATACTGTAAAGGGGACTGTCCAAGGGCAGTTGGACATCGGTATGGCTCTCCAGTTCACACCATGGTACAGAACATCATCTACGAGAAGCTGGACTCCTCAGTGCCAAGACCGTCATGTGTACCTGCCAAATACAGCCCCTTGAGTGTTTTGACCATTGAGCCCGATGGCTCAATTGCCTATAAAGAGTATGAAGATATGATAGCTACAAAGTGCACCTGTCGTTAA